ATCCACAAGATATTCAACGTCGACAATACCGCTATGCACTCGCATGGATAGAAAAATATGGTATGTGGGCCCTATTATTATCTTGGTTACCGATAATCGGTGATTTGCTATGTTTACTGGCTGGATGGTTAAAAATACCTATCTTACCAGCCTCATTATTTATGTTTATGGGTAAATTATTACGTTATAGCGTCATTGTATTGCTGATGACGTATACGTTTGAGTATTGATACCGCGTTGCTCTTGCAACGATGGTTATTTTTGTTTTAAGGAAGGAGTCGATTTTGAAACTAAATTTGAATAAATGGATGTTAGCAGCGGCCATCAGTGCTGTATTAAGTGGTTGCGCCTATGACGCGTATCAGTCGTCGAGTTTGCCCCAAGGCGTTACCTTAATTGAAACCGCGGCCCCGACAGAAAATCAAGTTAGCATTCCTTATAAAAAATATCAGTTAGCCAACGGCTTAACCGTGATTTTGCATCAAGATAAGTCAGATCCATTAGCTCATGTCGATGTGACCTATCATGTCGGTTCAGCCCGTGAATTAGCCGGTCGCAGTGGCTTTGCACATTTATTTGAACACATGATGTTCCAAGGCTCACAACACGTTGGTGATGAACAGCATTTTAAAGTGGTTACTGAAGCGGGCGGAACATTAAACGGCACCACCAATACCGACAGAACCAATTATTTTGAAACCGTGCCAAGTAATCAATTAGAGAAGATGCTCTGGTTAGAGTCTGACCGTATGGGCTTTTTACTGCCCGCCCTCACGAGTGAAAAATTCGAAGTACAACGTGAAACCGTTAAAAATGAACGTGCACAACGGATTGATAATCGTCCTTATGGCCGTTTAAATGAACGTTTTAACCAAGCATTTTATCCAGCGGGTCATCCATATTCTTGGCCTGTTATTGGTTGGCCAGATGATTTAAACCGCGCCACAGTTGATGATGTGAAACATTTCTTTCAACGTTGGTATGGGCCTAATAATGCGACCTTAACCATTGGTGGCGACTTTGATGAGATGCAAACGCTGGCATGGGTAAATAAATACTTTGGTGAAATTCCAGCCGGGCCTACGGTTAAGCCTGAAGCTAAAACCATGGTGACATTGGATAAAACCCGTTATATATCGATGGAAGACAAAGTACATTTACCGCTAATTTACATGGGATTCCCCACTGTTTACGCGCAACATAAAGACGAAGCTGCACTCGATTTGCTCGCTAATATTCTCGGTGGCGGTAAAACGTCACTTATCTATAAAAATTTGGTCAAAGATGGTTATGCGGTCCAAGCTGCGGTGAGTCATCCATGCCAAGAGCTTACTTGTCAGTTATCTCTTTACGCTGTCGCGAACCCGAGTAAAGGTGGCAGTCTTGCTGATCTTGAAACTAAAATAAATCAAACTATCAGTGAGTTTGAACAACGTGGCGTAACCGACGATGACTTGCAAAAAGTCAAAGTACAGTTCGAAGCCAACACTATTTTTGGCATGCAAAGTGTCGCCGGTAAAGTCTCTACACTTGCCGCTAATCAAACCTTTTTTGGTAAGCCAGACATGGTGGCAGCGGATTTAGCCCGTTATGCTAATGTCACCAAAGCCGATGTAATGCGGGTATTTAATACCTACATTAAAAATAAGCCAATGGTGGTGATGAGTATTGTGCCAGAAGGACAAACACAGTTAATCGCCCATGCGGATAATTTTGAACCGACTACTTTGCCTATCGCGCAAGAAGCGGTAACCGGATTATCTGATATCACTTTCGCTAAATCTTCATTTGATCGCAATAAAATACCGGCATCAGCCGCGGCGCCGATACTGACAGTGCCGCAATTATGGGACAGCAAGCTGGTAAATGGCATTAAAGTGATGGGCACTGAAAGTGACGAAACACCAACGGTTGAATTGCTTATTTATTTGGATGGCGGCCATCGTTTAACGCCCAATAATAAGGCGGGTCTTGCTGAGTTAACCGCATCTATGCTTAATGAGTCGAGTGCGCAACGCAGCAGCGAAGATTTAGCTGGAGCGCTTGATATGCTGGGCTCGTCGATTAGTTTTGGCGCCAGCGATTCACAAAGCTACCTTAAAGTGTCCAGTTTAACGGCAAACCTAGATGCCACGCTTGCTATCGTTAAAGAGCGTTTATTCAGTCCCGGTTTTGTTGCTGCAGACTTTGAACGAGTCAAGCAACAGCAGTTGC
The nucleotide sequence above comes from Shewanella sp. Arc9-LZ. Encoded proteins:
- a CDS encoding pitrilysin family protein: MNKWMLAAAISAVLSGCAYDAYQSSSLPQGVTLIETAAPTENQVSIPYKKYQLANGLTVILHQDKSDPLAHVDVTYHVGSARELAGRSGFAHLFEHMMFQGSQHVGDEQHFKVVTEAGGTLNGTTNTDRTNYFETVPSNQLEKMLWLESDRMGFLLPALTSEKFEVQRETVKNERAQRIDNRPYGRLNERFNQAFYPAGHPYSWPVIGWPDDLNRATVDDVKHFFQRWYGPNNATLTIGGDFDEMQTLAWVNKYFGEIPAGPTVKPEAKTMVTLDKTRYISMEDKVHLPLIYMGFPTVYAQHKDEAALDLLANILGGGKTSLIYKNLVKDGYAVQAAVSHPCQELTCQLSLYAVANPSKGGSLADLETKINQTISEFEQRGVTDDDLQKVKVQFEANTIFGMQSVAGKVSTLAANQTFFGKPDMVAADLARYANVTKADVMRVFNTYIKNKPMVVMSIVPEGQTQLIAHADNFEPTTLPIAQEAVTGLSDITFAKSSFDRNKIPASAAAPILTVPQLWDSKLVNGIKVMGTESDETPTVELLIYLDGGHRLTPNNKAGLAELTASMLNESSAQRSSEDLAGALDMLGSSISFGASDSQSYLKVSSLTANLDATLAIVKERLFSPGFVAADFERVKQQQLQGLQHQMSDANYLARSGFAALLYGNNSPLGISSDGTIKSISALTLDDVKQFYQQQYRAGNAQMVVVSDLNQQQIMPKLSIFNEWQGEATQFAALPALPTHLKNTIYLIDKPGAAQSVINIGQVSLPYDATGDYFKAYLMNYPLGDAFNSRINLNLREDKGYTYGARTQFGGAEDTGQFMAYASVRSDVTGLALAEFVNEINAYQASGMTDEESAFMRSSIAQSQALEYETPYQKAGFLRMIQRYQLDKNFTAKQDKIVKNISTDELNKLASKLLNINDMVMLVVGDKTTVVPQLKALGYQIEMMTLAD
- a CDS encoding YqaA family protein; the protein is MTSLWLMFSGAFFAATLLPGGSEVLLVALLNQTPSLWFELLILATIGNTLGAITSYGLGRAGRLAKNPQDIQRRQYRYALAWIEKYGMWALLLSWLPIIGDLLCLLAGWLKIPILPASLFMFMGKLLRYSVIVLLMTYTFEY